The Sinomonas sp. P10A9 genome contains the following window.
GTGCTCGGATGAGGGCGGCATGGAGATCGAGCAGCTGGCCGTCGAGCGCCCGGACGCGCTCGCCAAGGTCGCCGTCGACCCGGCCATGGGCATCGACGCGGCCAAGGCCGCTGAGATCGTCGAGACGGCGGGCTTCGCCCCCGAGCTGCGCGAGAAGGTCGCGGCCGTCATCGTCAAGCTGTGGGACGTCTTCAAGGGCGAGGACGCCACGCTCGTCGAGGTCAACCCGCTCGTGCGCACCGGTGCCGGGGATATCATCGCCCTCGACGGCAAGGTCTCCCTCGACGAGAACGCCGGCTTCCGCCACGCGGAGCACGAGGAGCTCGCGGACAAGGATTCCGAGGACCCGCTCGAGGCCAAGGCCAAGGCGCTGGACCTGAACTACGTCAAGCTCGACGGCGAGGTCGGCATCATCGGCAACGGCGCCGGACTCGTGATGTCCACGCTCGACGTCGTGGCCTACGCGGGCGAGAAGCACGGCAACGTCAAGCCGGCCAACTTCCTGGACATCGGTGGCGGCGCCTCGGCCGAGGTCATGGCGAACGGCCTCTCGATCATCCTCGGCGACGAGCAGGTCAAGAGCGTGTTCGTGAACGTCTTCGGCGGCATCACCGCGTGCGACGCGGTCGCCAACGGCATCGTCGGCGCCCTGCACAAGCTCGGCGACGCGGCTGACAAGCCCCTCATCGTGCGTCTCGACGGCAACAACGTCGACGAGGGTCGCCGCATCCTGCACGAGGCCAACCACCCGCTGGTGACCCTCGCCGAGAACATGGACCAGGGCGCCGACAAGGCCGCCGAGCTCGCGAACTCCGCAAGCAGCGGGAAGTAAGGGACGAGAGAAAATGTCGATCTTCCTCAACAAGGACAACAAGGTCATCGTCCAGGGCATCACCGGCGGTGAGGGCTCCAAGCACACCGCCCGCATGCTCGCGGCCGGCACCAACATCGTCGGTGGCGTCAACGCGCGCAAGGCCGGCACCACGGTGAGCCACCAGGACCAGCACGGCAACACGCTCGAGCTGCCCGTGTTCGGCTCCGTCAAGGAGGCCATGGCCGAGACCGGCGCCGACACCTCGATCGTGTTCGTCCCGCCGGCCTTCACGAAGGACGCCGTGGTCGAGGCCATCGAGGCCGAGATCGGCCTCGTCGTGGTCATCACCGAGGGTGTCCCGGTTCAGGACTCGGCCGAGTTCTGGGCTCTCGCCCAGGCGACCAAGGACGCCGACGGCAACCAGACCACGCGCATCATCGGCCCGAACTGCCCCGGCATCATCACCCCGGGCGAGGCCCTCGTGGGCATCACTCCGGCGAACATCACCGGCAAGGGCGGCGTCGGCCTCGTGTCCAAGTCGGGCACGCTGACCTACCAGATGATGTACGAGCTCCGTGACCTCGGCTTCTCCACCGCCATCGGCATCGGCGGAGACCCGGTCATCGGCACCACCCACATCGACGCGCTCGCGGCGTTCGAGGCGGACCCGGACACGAAGGCGATCGTCATGATCGGCGAGATCGGCGGCGACGCCGAGGAGCGCGCGGCCGAGTTCATCAAGAACAACGTCACTAAGCCGGTTGTCGGCTACGTGGCCGGCTTCACCGCCCCGGAGGGCAAGACCATGGGCCACGCCGGCGCCATCGTCTCCGGCTCCTCCGGCACCGCCCAGGCGAAGAAGGAGGCCCTCGAGGCCGCAGGTGTCAAGGTCGGCAAGACGCCGTCCGAGACCGCCCACCTCCTCCGCTCGGTCTACCCCGTGCACACCCCGGATTCGAACCTCTGATCCACCCGGCGGTTTCGCTCAGGCGAAACCACTGACCCACGACGGCGGTCGGTCACCTTCCCCACGGATGGCGGCCGGCCGCCGTCGTCGTGTGCTCGGGCGAGAAGACCCTCAGGACATGACCGTCAGGTGGTGACCCCCAGACGCGAGCGGGCGGCGATCATGTCCGCGACGAGCTTCGCGTCCCGGCCCACTCCACCCACGAGGTGCGAGCTGAACGTCCGCTGGAACACGAGGCCCACGAAGAACAGACCCCGAACGCCGTCGGCCGCGCCGTCCGTCTCGGCGGGGAAGCCATCCGGGCCGATCGGTGCCGCGGGCACGAACGAGTAGTCGCCCCGGTACCCCGTGCACCACAGGACGTTGGCGACATCGAGGATTGTGCCGTCGTCGAGCTGCGGCTTGCCGTCGACGGCTCCGACGGTCCGGGCCTGAGTGCGCCGGACCCCCGCCGCGTCGAGGTCGGCGCGCTTCGTGCGCACAAGGGGCGCGCTGCCAGCACGTATCTTCGGGCGGGCCATGCGCCCGATCGGGTTCTTGAGTGTCAGGACATACCGCGCGACGAACGCGAAGAGGGGGCCACGGACGCGTTCGTTGAAGGGGATCTCACCCGGATGCCGGCCGGACAGCCAGGTCTCGTGGCCGGACTGTACAGACTCCAGCGCAAGATCTGCGCCCGAGGTGCCGGCTCCGACCACCAGCACCGGTCCCGGTAGGAGCTGACCCGGATTCCGGTACTTGCTCGAGTGGATCTGGCGGATGCCCGGGTCGAGCTGCGATGCGACGTCCGGGACCTTGGGCGTCGAGTCGGAACCGATAGCGATGACGACGTTCTCGGCGGTGTAGTCGCCGGCGTCTGTAGCGACGTGGAATCCGCCGCTGCCCAGCGGACTCACGGAGATGACGCGGACGCCGGTGCGGATCCGGTCAGCGATGGGCGCGGCGTAAGACTCGAGGAAGTCGCCGAGCTCCCGGGCAGTCGGGAACGCGAAACGGGGTCCCGGGAACGGGGCGCCAGGGAGTCCGTTGGCGAGTGCCGGGGTGAAGAGGCGCAGCGAGTCGTAACGTTCGCGCCACTGCTCGCCGATCCGCTCGGACGCCTCGATGACGAGGAACTCGCGGCCGGTCTCGGCGAGCGAATGCGCCGTCGCCAGTCCGGCCTGGCCGCCGCCGACGATGATCGTCTCGATGCGCCGCTGGCCGCCGTCGTCCTGGAGTGGGATGGGTGTCTGGGGCTGGGTGTTGGTCATGCCTCGACGGTACGGCGGGGGTGGGAGCCGGCGCTTCGGGTGGATTGCCCATTAGGGCCCTCGCGGAGTGGGCAGTTCTGTGCAGGTTCCCGGGCGGCGGACGGTCGGCACCCGAGGTGGGGACGGAGGCGACTCCGAGGCGGGGAAGGGTCAGACGAGGCCGTGGTCGTAGGCGTAGGCGGTGGCTGCCGCGCGGGAGGCGATGCCGAGCTTCGCGTAGATGTTCGCCAGATGCCGCGCCACGGTCTTCTCGCTCAGGACGAGCTCTTTCGCGATCGCCCTGTTGGTGAGGCCCGCGGTCACGAGCCGCACGACCTCCACTTCCCGCTCGGTGAGCGGAGTCGCGGACGACGTCGCGTGCTCCGCTCGCGCTGTGCCCTTCGGCAGGGCCTCGAGGTCCGGCGCGGCACCGAGCCGCTCGAAGGTGGCCCGGGCCGCCTCAACCTCGAGGGCGGCGGCCTCGTCGTCCCCGAGCGCCGCGTAGCAGCGGCCGAGCGTCGCACGGGCGCGCGCCTCGAGATACGGCATGCCGAGGTCGTGCCACGCGAGCGACGCGTCGCGGAGGCTCCTCACCGCGACCGCCGCCTCGCCCGCCGCGCAGCAGGCCGTGCCCTCGGCGGTGAGCGCGCGAGCCCGCGGCATGCCGGAGAGAGCGGCCCCGCTCTGCCGGGCCTGGTCTGCGAGCTCGGCCAGCTCCGCGGCGCCCGCATGCGCGGCCTCGGAGTCGCCCGCGGCGGCCATGACTTCGACGTAGGCCGGCAGGAACTCCTCGCGCTCGGCGCGCCGGGTGAGCTCGGAATAGAGCCGCCGGGCCGAGACAGCCGCCGCGTCCGTGCGCCCCTCCGCGAGGCGCAGCAGCATGAGGCCCGGCTCGGGGCGGCGTCCGGCAGCGTTGGCAAGACGGTAGGCGCCCTCGGCCTCAGTGAAGCGACCGGAAAGCCGGTGGAGCTCGCCCAGCTGGTAGCTGGCCAGACCGGCATCCGCGGGGCGGACCCGCTGAGACGCACTGATGGCCTCCTCGAGCGCGCCCTGCCAGTCGCCGTCGAGCATCTTGACCACCGAGCGGTGCACGAGGCACTGGCCGCGGAACGGCACGAGATCCTGGTGGCGCTCGCACCAGTCGGTGGCGGCGGACGTCCAGTCCCGGGCGCGGGCGACGTCGTCCGCTAGCAGGGACGCCGAGATCACCGAGCAGTACGCGACACCGTTCACGATGGGCGTCTGCACCTCGCCGGATGTCACGGTGGCCATCGCCTCGTCGAGCTCGGCGAGCCCTTCCGAGGTACTACCGAGCCGGAGGAGTGCCCAGCCGGCGCCGAGCCGCGAGAAGACCTCGGCGTCGGTGTCCCGCACGCGGCGCGCGATCGCGGTGGCCTCCCGGGAGAGCCCGAGGGCGCGGCGTGTCTCGGCCGGGTCGGGAGAGGCGAGGGAGCGGTGGCCGAGACCGGACAGGAGCAGGGCGCGCTCCGCGCTCAGTCCGTGCTCGTCGACGATCCCCGCGAGGCGCAGGCCCCAGGCCTCGGCCCGGGCGAGGTCACCGCGCGTGTCGTGCGCGAAGGAGAGCCAGAAGGCGGCGCGGGCGGCAGCGGCGCCGTCGTGCGCGTCCAGGAACTCCCGGAAGGCGCGTCCGAGGAGGTCGATGCTGCGCTCCTCGCGGCCGAGCAGGTACGCGCTGAAAGCCGTGAGCATGAGGTCCCGGCCGGGCAGCGGCGCGGACGAGTCCGCGCGCTCGAAGGCCTCGAGTGCGCTTGTCCAGGAGCCCGACTCATAGAGCCGGCGCCCTTCGTCAAGGGGCGGCGCGGGATGGGGGAGTCGGGCTGCGGAGCGGGGGACCGCCACGCTTCGAGGATAGACCAGAGTAGGTTTGTTCTGAACCATCGGGCCCCCGAACCGCCCTTTCCCTGACGAGGAGCACCCATGCGCGCCACCATGATCTACGGAACCCGTGATATCCGCGTCGAGGACCGCCCCGACCCCGACGTGCTGCTTCCCGGAGACGCCGTGGTGCGCGTGACCGCCGCGTGTGTGTGCGGTTCTGACCTCTGGCCCTACCGGGGCGTCCGGGAGATCACCGAGGCCAAGCCGATCGGACACGAGTTCGTGGGCGTCGTCGAGGCAGTGGGTGCGGACGTCACGGCGGTCAAGGTCCGGGACTTCGTCGTGGCGCCGTGGGCTATCTCGTGCGGGGAGTGCCCGCCGTGCCGCAACGGGGTGCAGGTCGCCTGCGAGCACCGTGCGGCCTGGGGTGCGACCGACGAGCATGGACTCCCGGTCGACGGCGGCCAGAGCGAGCGCGTGCGGGTCCCCATGGCCAACGGCACGCTCGTGCCGGTCCCCGGAGTCACCGAGCCTGACGCGGCCCTCACGAAGAGCCTCCTGACCCTCTCCGACGTTATGGGCACGGGCCATCACGCGGCGCTCGCCGCGGGCGTGGGTCCGGGCCGGAGCGTCGTAGTGGTGGGCGACGGCGCCGTGGGCCTCTGCGGGGTCCTCGCGGCGAAGCGTTTGGGGGCCGAGCGGATCATCGCGATGTCCCGGCACGAGGACCGGGCCGCAATTGCACGGCAGTTCGGGGCGACGGACGTTGTCGCGGTGCGCGGCAAGGAGGCCGCCGAGACGGTTCGCGGGCTGCTCGGCGGCGTCCTCGCCGATTCGGTCCTCGAATGCGTCGGGACCCACGAGTCGATGGATCAGGCGCTGCGCTGCACGCGGCCCGGCGGAAGCCTCGGATTCGTCGGGGTGCCCGCGGGAGGTTCCGACCTTCCGATCGGAACCCTGTTCTCGAAGAACATCTCCGTGGGCGGTGGCGCGGCCTCGACGCGCCACTACCTTCCCGAGCTGCTTGCCGATGTCCTCTCGGGCGCCATCAATCCCGGGCTCGTCTTCGACTCGGTCATGCCGCTCGAGGATGCGGCCGAAGCCTACAAGGCCATGGACGAGCGCCGCGCGACCAAGGTCATGCTCGTCCCCGCTGCGGCGGCGCGATGAGTGACGCCGGGTTCGAGGCGGCGCTCGCGGCAGCCCGAGATGGTCTAGCGGAGGGCGGCATCCCGATCGGCGCAGCGATCCTGCGCGGAGGCGAGGTGATCGCCGTGGGGCACAATGAGCGCGTCCAGAGCGGGGATCCGATCGCCCACGGGGAGATGGCCGCGCTCCGCGCGGCGGGGCGTCAACGCACGTACCGTGACACGGTCCTCTACACGACGCTCGCCCCGTGCGCGATGTGCTCGGGAACGATCATCCAGTTCAAGATTCCGCGCGTTGTGGTGGGGGAGGCCCGCACGTTTCCCGGCGAGATCGAGCTGTTGCGCTCGCGGGGCGTGGAGGTCGAGGTGCTTGACGATTCGCGCTGCGTCGAGATGATGCGCGACTTCCAGCGTGAACGGCCTGCGCTGTGGGCGGAGGACATCGGAGAGTGACCCTCGGGTTGCAGGGAGGTGACTCCGCATCGTGGGGAGGTGACTCCGCATCGTGGGGAGGTCAGGAAGCGCCCTTCGCGGGGTTCCCGCCGAGCCGGCGCGTGATGTCCGCAGCCGCCCGCGCGCACGCTTCCCCGAGCGCCGCGAGATGCTCGGGCGAGACCCGGAACCGTGGCGCGGACACGAGCACTGCGGCGACCACTTCGCCGCGGTGGTCGTGCACGGGGGAGGAGACTCCGACCTCCTCGATCGATGTCTCGCCGTAGTTCACGGCATAGCCTCGCGCCGTCGCGTCGGCGAGGCGGTCCGCAAAGGCGGTCAGGCCGGCGTCGTCCGCATCCCGATACGCGACGATGCCGCCCGTGAGGAGCGCGTGGACCCGTTCGGGCGGCAGCGCCGCGAGGAAGACCTGGACCGAGGCGGAGAGCGCGGTCGCGTAGCGGGTGCCGAGCGTCGTGGTGTGCTTGACCTGATGCCTGCTCGGGACCTGCTCGACCGAGACGGCCTCCTGTCCGTTCCACAGCAGGAGGGCGCTCGTCTCCCCGGTCGTCTCGGTGAGGTCCCGCAGCACGGGGTAGGCCGCCCGCCGCACGTCCAGATCGGCCAGGAGCGGGCCCGCGACGCCGATGATCCCGAGGCCGAGCCGGTACCGGCGCGACGTGATGTCCCGCTCGACGAGGTCCTCCGACTCGAGGGTCGAGAGGATGCGGGACGCCGAGCTCTTGTGCAGGCCCAGGCGGGCCGCGATCTCCGTGACACCGAGGAGCGGCTCGTCGACGCTGAAGCAGCGCAGCACCGCGATCGCATTCGAGATGGGGGAGGTGCCGCGCGCCTCGGCGTCGCCGGTGGCTGCGCGCGGGGCCGGGTCGTTCTCAGTCATGGATCTCACCTTAGGCGGTGCGGCGGTGTGGGGTGCGGCGGACGACGGCGGCGCCGCACCCCCGCTGACAGTGTCAGCCGGGATGCGGCGCACCTGTACCGTTGCAGACCACGCGGCGCAGCGGTCAGTGCGTGAGCGGCCTGCGCGAGGTCTCCTTGGCGCACAACACCGCGACGAGGGAGATGGCCGCGGCGGCCACGAGGTACCAAGCGGGGGCGAGGTTCGTGTGCAGGAGCCCGATGAGGAGGGTGGCCATGAACGGCGCCGTCCCGCCGAACACCGCGTTGGCGAGGTTGAAGCTGACCGCGAAGCCCGAGTAGCGGATGCGGGTCGGGAAGAGTTCCGCAAGGAAGCTCGGCAGGGTGCCGTCATTGAGCGTGAGCATCGCGCCCAGCCCGATCTCGACGAGCAGGATGACGGCGAAGTTGCCCGTGTTCAGCAGCGCGAAGGCCGGGACCGTGAGCACGATGAACAGCACGGACGCGGTGAGCAGCACGGCCTTGCGTCCGTACCGGTCCGAGGCGAGGCCCGTCAGGAAGATGAACCCGATGTACGTCAGGAGTGCCACCGTCGTGGCGAAGAAGGACTCGGTCTCGCCGAAACCGAGCTCGGTCGAGAGGTACGTGGGCATGTAGGAGAGGATCACGTAGAAGCCCACCGCGTTCAGGAGCACAGCGCCGACGGCGAGCACGAGCGAGCGCCAGTGGTGGGCGAACATGTCCTTGACGGGGGCGTGGATCACCTCGTCCTCCTTCGCGAGATCACGGAAGACGGGCGTGTCCTCGAGCTTGGTGCGGATGTACCGGCCGATGAGGCCCATGGGGGCCGCGAGGAGGAACGGCAGGCGCCAGCCCCACGAGGCCATCTCGTCCGCGCTGAGGGTGAGGGAGAGGACAGCGGCCAGGAGCGAGCCGAGGAGGAGCCCGGCTGCCGTCGACGCGGGGACGACGGCCGCGTAGAGGCCGCGGCGGTTCGCCGGGGCATACTCGACCAGGAACGCCGAGGCGCCCGCATACTCGCCGGCGGCGGAGAAGCCCTGGATCACGCGGATCACGAGCAGGATGATCGGGGCGCCCATGCCGATGAGGCTGTACGAGGGGATGAGGGCAATGCAGAACGTCGCGCCGCTCATGATGAGGATGGAGAGGGAGAGGGCCGTGCGGCGGCCGAGCCGGTCACCGATGTGGCCCCACACGAAGCCGCCCAGCGGGCGGACGAAGAATGAGATCGCGAACAC
Protein-coding sequences here:
- the sucC gene encoding ADP-forming succinate--CoA ligase subunit beta, translated to MDLFEYQARDLFEAHGVPVLAGIVAHTPEEAKAAAEKIGGVTVVKAQVKVGGRGKAGGVKVAKTADEAFQYASDILGMDIKGHTVKKVMIAAGADIAEEFYFSVLLDRANRNYLAMCSDEGGMEIEQLAVERPDALAKVAVDPAMGIDAAKAAEIVETAGFAPELREKVAAVIVKLWDVFKGEDATLVEVNPLVRTGAGDIIALDGKVSLDENAGFRHAEHEELADKDSEDPLEAKAKALDLNYVKLDGEVGIIGNGAGLVMSTLDVVAYAGEKHGNVKPANFLDIGGGASAEVMANGLSIILGDEQVKSVFVNVFGGITACDAVANGIVGALHKLGDAADKPLIVRLDGNNVDEGRRILHEANHPLVTLAENMDQGADKAAELANSASSGK
- the sucD gene encoding succinate--CoA ligase subunit alpha; translation: MSIFLNKDNKVIVQGITGGEGSKHTARMLAAGTNIVGGVNARKAGTTVSHQDQHGNTLELPVFGSVKEAMAETGADTSIVFVPPAFTKDAVVEAIEAEIGLVVVITEGVPVQDSAEFWALAQATKDADGNQTTRIIGPNCPGIITPGEALVGITPANITGKGGVGLVSKSGTLTYQMMYELRDLGFSTAIGIGGDPVIGTTHIDALAAFEADPDTKAIVMIGEIGGDAEERAAEFIKNNVTKPVVGYVAGFTAPEGKTMGHAGAIVSGSSGTAQAKKEALEAAGVKVGKTPSETAHLLRSVYPVHTPDSNL
- a CDS encoding flavin-containing monooxygenase, whose amino-acid sequence is MTNTQPQTPIPLQDDGGQRRIETIIVGGGQAGLATAHSLAETGREFLVIEASERIGEQWRERYDSLRLFTPALANGLPGAPFPGPRFAFPTARELGDFLESYAAPIADRIRTGVRVISVSPLGSGGFHVATDAGDYTAENVVIAIGSDSTPKVPDVASQLDPGIRQIHSSKYRNPGQLLPGPVLVVGAGTSGADLALESVQSGHETWLSGRHPGEIPFNERVRGPLFAFVARYVLTLKNPIGRMARPKIRAGSAPLVRTKRADLDAAGVRRTQARTVGAVDGKPQLDDGTILDVANVLWCTGYRGDYSFVPAAPIGPDGFPAETDGAADGVRGLFFVGLVFQRTFSSHLVGGVGRDAKLVADMIAARSRLGVTT
- a CDS encoding helix-turn-helix transcriptional regulator, whose protein sequence is MAVPRSAARLPHPAPPLDEGRRLYESGSWTSALEAFERADSSAPLPGRDLMLTAFSAYLLGREERSIDLLGRAFREFLDAHDGAAAARAAFWLSFAHDTRGDLARAEAWGLRLAGIVDEHGLSAERALLLSGLGHRSLASPDPAETRRALGLSREATAIARRVRDTDAEVFSRLGAGWALLRLGSTSEGLAELDEAMATVTSGEVQTPIVNGVAYCSVISASLLADDVARARDWTSAATDWCERHQDLVPFRGQCLVHRSVVKMLDGDWQGALEEAISASQRVRPADAGLASYQLGELHRLSGRFTEAEGAYRLANAAGRRPEPGLMLLRLAEGRTDAAAVSARRLYSELTRRAEREEFLPAYVEVMAAAGDSEAAHAGAAELAELADQARQSGAALSGMPRARALTAEGTACCAAGEAAVAVRSLRDASLAWHDLGMPYLEARARATLGRCYAALGDDEAAALEVEAARATFERLGAAPDLEALPKGTARAEHATSSATPLTEREVEVVRLVTAGLTNRAIAKELVLSEKTVARHLANIYAKLGIASRAAATAYAYDHGLV
- a CDS encoding zinc-dependent alcohol dehydrogenase family protein, with product MRATMIYGTRDIRVEDRPDPDVLLPGDAVVRVTAACVCGSDLWPYRGVREITEAKPIGHEFVGVVEAVGADVTAVKVRDFVVAPWAISCGECPPCRNGVQVACEHRAAWGATDEHGLPVDGGQSERVRVPMANGTLVPVPGVTEPDAALTKSLLTLSDVMGTGHHAALAAGVGPGRSVVVVGDGAVGLCGVLAAKRLGAERIIAMSRHEDRAAIARQFGATDVVAVRGKEAAETVRGLLGGVLADSVLECVGTHESMDQALRCTRPGGSLGFVGVPAGGSDLPIGTLFSKNISVGGGAASTRHYLPELLADVLSGAINPGLVFDSVMPLEDAAEAYKAMDERRATKVMLVPAAAAR
- a CDS encoding nucleoside deaminase produces the protein MSDAGFEAALAAARDGLAEGGIPIGAAILRGGEVIAVGHNERVQSGDPIAHGEMAALRAAGRQRTYRDTVLYTTLAPCAMCSGTIIQFKIPRVVVGEARTFPGEIELLRSRGVEVEVLDDSRCVEMMRDFQRERPALWAEDIGE
- a CDS encoding IclR family transcriptional regulator; this encodes MTENDPAPRAATGDAEARGTSPISNAIAVLRCFSVDEPLLGVTEIAARLGLHKSSASRILSTLESEDLVERDITSRRYRLGLGIIGVAGPLLADLDVRRAAYPVLRDLTETTGETSALLLWNGQEAVSVEQVPSRHQVKHTTTLGTRYATALSASVQVFLAALPPERVHALLTGGIVAYRDADDAGLTAFADRLADATARGYAVNYGETSIEEVGVSSPVHDHRGEVVAAVLVSAPRFRVSPEHLAALGEACARAAADITRRLGGNPAKGAS
- a CDS encoding MFS transporter, which codes for MSTEHLPQLATGEGVDGDASLSGHPRPNDGQGIGKQARRRVIWGSFIGNFVEWFDYAVYGYLASTIATAFFPESDHQTALLATFAVFAISFFVRPLGGFVWGHIGDRLGRRTALSLSILIMSGATFCIALIPSYSLIGMGAPIILLVIRVIQGFSAAGEYAGASAFLVEYAPANRRGLYAAVVPASTAAGLLLGSLLAAVLSLTLSADEMASWGWRLPFLLAAPMGLIGRYIRTKLEDTPVFRDLAKEDEVIHAPVKDMFAHHWRSLVLAVGAVLLNAVGFYVILSYMPTYLSTELGFGETESFFATTVALLTYIGFIFLTGLASDRYGRKAVLLTASVLFIVLTVPAFALLNTGNFAVILLVEIGLGAMLTLNDGTLPSFLAELFPTRIRYSGFAVSFNLANAVFGGTAPFMATLLIGLLHTNLAPAWYLVAAAAISLVAVLCAKETSRRPLTH